The following proteins are encoded in a genomic region of Gemmatimonadota bacterium:
- the lipA gene encoding lipoyl synthase yields the protein MNGLMDIETPPVRRRRLPEWFRVPAPGSEGYRALKNLMRGLNLHTVCESARCPNIGECWNSGTATFMILGDVCTRSCGFCAVKTGRPEGLDTEEPERVAEAVQTMGLRHAVVTSVNRDELPDGGARIFAETIYAIRRLCRHTKVEVLIPDFQGNWRALHIVIEAAPDILNHNVETVPRLYKTMRPQAKYDRSLALLKRAKAMGRNMPTKSGIMVGAGETPAEVRQTTRDIADCKTDILTIGQYLQPSAQHVPVARFYHPDEFLELKQFALTLGFRHVESGPLVRSSYHAADQVA from the coding sequence ATGAATGGCTTGATGGACATTGAAACACCTCCCGTGCGCCGAAGGCGACTGCCCGAATGGTTTCGCGTACCAGCCCCGGGCAGTGAGGGATACCGCGCGTTGAAAAACTTGATGCGCGGGTTAAATCTCCACACAGTGTGCGAAAGTGCGCGCTGTCCCAATATCGGCGAATGCTGGAACTCGGGCACGGCGACATTTATGATTTTGGGAGATGTGTGTACGCGGAGTTGTGGATTTTGCGCGGTAAAAACCGGTCGTCCAGAGGGCCTTGATACCGAAGAACCCGAACGGGTCGCCGAAGCCGTGCAGACAATGGGATTGCGGCATGCAGTGGTCACATCGGTCAACCGCGATGAACTCCCAGACGGGGGCGCACGCATCTTTGCCGAAACGATATATGCGATTCGGCGGTTGTGCAGACACACAAAGGTCGAAGTCTTAATCCCGGATTTTCAGGGCAATTGGCGGGCATTGCACATAGTCATAGAAGCAGCACCCGATATCTTAAACCACAATGTCGAAACCGTACCGCGCCTGTATAAAACCATGCGTCCCCAGGCAAAGTACGACAGGTCGCTGGCACTTTTGAAACGGGCTAAAGCAATGGGGCGCAATATGCCTACAAAATCGGGTATTATGGTCGGCGCGGGCGAAACCCCGGCCGAAGTGCGCCAGACGACACGAGATATCGCAGATTGCAAAACAGATATTCTCACAATAGGCCAATATCTGCAACCGTCTGCTCAACACGTTCCTGTGGCGCGCTTTTACCATCCCGATGAATTTTTGGAGCTCAAACAATTCGCGCTCACACTGGGTTTTCGGCATGTCGAATCCGGCCCACTGGTGCGCAGTTCCTACCACGCCGCAGATCAAGTGGCTTGA
- a CDS encoding restriction endonuclease, translated as MADNFNPDVPTFNDLLNPTLTALHALGGSASIREITNQVIKQMELSSCIAQVPHGRGSQTELEYRLGWARTALKKYGLINNSERGIWSLTAKGSKTQNVDHGEVRKVIQQNQAGKQANTDEGVLPQEIKISAEDFANETATWREDLLDILRNISPDAFERLCQRLLRESGFIEVEVTGKSGDGGIDGHGIIRLAGLISFPVLFQCKRYKESVSASVVRDFRGAMQGRADKGLILTTGSFTRGAQREATRDGAPPIDLIDGELLMEKMKDLKLGVSVKTKRVEVVEVDRSWFDSI; from the coding sequence ATGGCTGACAATTTCAATCCAGACGTTCCAACCTTTAACGATCTACTAAATCCGACACTTACTGCGCTCCATGCTCTTGGGGGCAGTGCTTCTATTAGAGAAATCACCAATCAAGTAATTAAACAGATGGAACTGTCTTCTTGTATTGCCCAAGTTCCGCATGGGAGGGGAAGCCAGACAGAACTGGAATACAGATTAGGCTGGGCGAGAACCGCCCTCAAAAAGTACGGTTTGATCAATAATTCAGAGAGAGGTATATGGTCTCTTACTGCTAAGGGAAGTAAAACTCAGAATGTTGATCATGGAGAAGTTAGAAAGGTTATTCAACAGAATCAAGCTGGCAAGCAAGCCAATACCGACGAAGGCGTCCTACCACAAGAAATCAAAATCTCAGCCGAGGATTTCGCAAATGAAACTGCTACCTGGCGTGAAGATTTGCTGGATATCCTCCGAAACATTTCTCCCGACGCATTTGAGCGATTATGCCAAAGGCTATTGCGAGAATCGGGCTTTATTGAGGTTGAGGTGACGGGGAAATCGGGCGATGGTGGAATTGACGGGCATGGAATAATCCGTCTTGCGGGGCTTATTAGTTTTCCTGTACTGTTTCAGTGTAAGCGCTACAAAGAGAGTGTGAGCGCGAGTGTGGTCAGAGATTTCCGCGGCGCAATGCAAGGCCGTGCAGATAAGGGGTTGATCCTAACTACAGGCAGCTTCACGAGGGGCGCGCAACGAGAAGCCACGCGGGATGGTGCGCCGCCGATAGACTTGATTGATGGCGAATTGCTGATGGAAAAAATGAAAGATCTCAAACTCGGCGTGAGCGTGAAGACAAAGAGGGTTGAGGTCGTAGAAGTGGACAGAAGTTGGTTCGATTCGATTTAG
- a CDS encoding GWxTD domain-containing protein, producing MRLIKWYVAIVAACFWTTAYGQEGAPVYRDMPLRSKGELRVFAETAAFRGPQNLTRLEVYTLIDARQLQFVPEEGKYVSQIDFELSLQDSAGNPTVQELWTRNVSVVNIRELKQNGALVRDIIAVDIAPGPYKMTLTAEDIYGDISGICEGNMRVRRFEGTELVVSDVVFASELKKAESAGRFVKNGWHVVPNTTRFFRVGKPIQIYFEVYNFKVMPNSPNDSFVLGYSVLDTADVVVKSYPAKRLIKPGESVVKTDVLETEGLSGGAYDLQIELFDRSTREHVRHKRKVFLISDENENPQLTEAQQEQLRYFQTIHHIASEKDLGLYESLPTQDSKMKFLRTFWKKLDPTPKTPLNERLRDHINRMKYSDDTFTSQPGKRGSETDKGRVYIKYGPPSERDYTTSAAIGKAIDTWTYEKSGRYIFIFFDRRGTGVYELVHSTMSGELYNPNWQDTAF from the coding sequence ATGCGTCTCATAAAATGGTATGTTGCGATAGTCGCCGCCTGTTTCTGGACAACGGCATATGGGCAAGAGGGTGCACCAGTATATCGGGATATGCCTTTGCGCTCAAAGGGCGAATTGCGCGTTTTTGCCGAAACCGCTGCATTTCGAGGACCTCAAAACCTCACGCGTCTGGAAGTCTATACATTAATAGATGCGCGACAATTGCAGTTTGTACCCGAAGAAGGCAAATACGTATCCCAAATTGACTTTGAACTTTCTCTGCAAGACTCCGCGGGAAATCCCACAGTGCAAGAGTTGTGGACGCGAAATGTTTCGGTAGTAAATATCCGAGAATTGAAACAAAATGGCGCGCTGGTGCGCGATATCATCGCCGTTGATATTGCGCCCGGTCCCTACAAAATGACGCTGACAGCCGAAGATATTTACGGAGATATTTCAGGCATTTGTGAAGGGAATATGCGCGTGCGCCGTTTTGAGGGTACTGAGTTGGTCGTAAGCGATGTGGTATTCGCTTCGGAATTGAAAAAAGCCGAATCTGCCGGGCGCTTTGTCAAAAATGGATGGCACGTCGTCCCCAATACAACGCGCTTCTTCCGCGTGGGTAAACCAATACAGATCTACTTTGAGGTTTACAACTTCAAGGTCATGCCCAACAGTCCCAATGATTCATTTGTTTTGGGATACAGTGTGCTCGACACCGCCGATGTCGTTGTCAAATCGTATCCGGCAAAGCGACTGATTAAGCCCGGCGAAAGCGTGGTAAAAACAGACGTTCTGGAAACAGAAGGACTATCTGGCGGCGCGTACGATTTGCAAATCGAGTTATTTGACCGCAGCACGCGCGAACATGTGCGACATAAACGCAAAGTCTTTCTCATTTCAGATGAAAATGAAAATCCACAATTGACGGAGGCACAACAGGAACAATTGCGATATTTTCAAACCATTCATCACATTGCGTCTGAAAAAGATCTCGGTCTTTACGAATCTTTGCCAACACAGGATTCAAAAATGAAATTCCTCCGGACATTTTGGAAAAAACTGGATCCGACTCCAAAGACGCCCTTAAATGAACGGCTTCGAGACCATATAAATCGCATGAAATACTCCGATGATACGTTTACATCGCAGCCGGGAAAGCGGGGATCAGAGACAGACAAAGGGCGTGTTTATATCAAATACGGGCCGCCCAGCGAGCGCGACTATACCACATCGGCTGCAATAGGAAAAGCCATAGATACCTGGACTTACGAAAAGTCGGGACGATATATTTTTATATTTTTCGATCGCCGCGGAACCGGCGTTTACGAACTGGTGCATTCGACCATGTCGGGTGAACTCTACAATCCCAATTGGCAAGACACAGCATTTTAA
- a CDS encoding type II toxin-antitoxin system VapC family toxin: MQRLLLDTHALIWWFAESEKLKRYAYEAITNSENEVFVSAISGLEIAIKSSLGKLKGPNSLGAMVEEAGFTHLPVTFFHGEQAGHLPLYHRDPFDRILVAQAQVEKLILITRDSQIMQYDVSIIEA; encoded by the coding sequence ATGCAACGTCTTTTGCTTGATACGCATGCCCTCATTTGGTGGTTTGCAGAGTCCGAGAAATTAAAGCGATATGCCTACGAGGCTATTACCAACTCGGAGAATGAGGTTTTTGTTAGTGCTATTAGTGGTTTGGAGATTGCTATCAAATCCTCTCTGGGTAAGCTTAAAGGTCCTAATAGCTTAGGTGCCATGGTTGAGGAGGCAGGCTTCACGCATCTTCCTGTGACTTTCTTTCATGGAGAACAGGCAGGCCATCTTCCATTATATCACCGAGACCCCTTTGATCGAATACTGGTTGCCCAGGCCCAAGTCGAAAAACTTATACTCATTACCAGAGACTCTCAAATCATGCAGTACGACGTGTCTATCATAGAGGCATAA
- the queG gene encoding tRNA epoxyqueuosine(34) reductase QueG, giving the protein MTHRIKNAARRLGFDPVGIASVDPPQHWAFYQKWLGMGYAGEMGYLARNLDRRSNIRQIFPDAKSVLCVGLNYQPRSDGSDNGGEPKGQIARYARGDDYHTVMKDRLLQLLSEIQQIEPSAEGRVYVDTGPVLERDFAARAGLGWFGKHTCLIDKGRGSWFFLGEIILNLDLKVDRPQLDHCGTCTQCLDACPTDAIPEPYVVDSRRCISYLTIELKGAIPRDLRSDIDNWVFGCDICQEVCPWNLKHAKPTSENAFQAREGLNAPALTDLLHMDQEAFSKRFKNSPIKRAKRRGLLRNVAIALGNVGSKSEVPALANALKDDEPLVRQHAAWALGKIGGARARRALDKALLCERDAEVIEEMRLARNKIKRKRT; this is encoded by the coding sequence ATGACCCACCGGATTAAGAACGCGGCGCGGCGTTTGGGATTTGATCCCGTGGGGATTGCATCCGTAGATCCCCCGCAACACTGGGCATTTTATCAAAAGTGGTTGGGAATGGGCTACGCGGGGGAAATGGGGTATTTGGCTCGCAATCTGGATCGGCGTTCAAATATTCGCCAGATATTTCCAGACGCCAAATCAGTACTGTGCGTGGGTCTCAATTATCAGCCCCGTTCCGATGGGTCTGATAATGGCGGTGAGCCCAAAGGGCAGATTGCGCGCTATGCGCGTGGCGATGATTATCACACCGTCATGAAAGACCGCTTGCTACAACTCCTATCTGAAATTCAGCAAATCGAACCCTCTGCTGAGGGGCGGGTCTATGTCGATACCGGACCTGTTTTGGAGCGCGATTTCGCCGCTCGAGCCGGGCTGGGCTGGTTTGGGAAACACACCTGCTTGATTGACAAGGGTCGCGGTTCCTGGTTTTTTTTGGGCGAGATTATTCTAAATCTCGATCTCAAAGTTGATCGCCCGCAACTCGATCACTGCGGCACCTGTACGCAGTGCCTGGACGCGTGTCCAACAGATGCCATTCCAGAACCTTATGTCGTGGATTCGCGGCGGTGTATTTCCTATTTGACCATTGAATTGAAAGGCGCTATTCCGCGGGATTTGAGATCGGATATAGACAACTGGGTCTTTGGATGTGATATCTGTCAGGAAGTATGCCCCTGGAATCTCAAACACGCAAAACCAACCTCTGAAAATGCTTTTCAAGCGCGCGAGGGTTTGAATGCGCCCGCGCTAACCGACTTGCTCCACATGGATCAAGAGGCTTTTTCAAAGCGATTCAAAAACAGCCCGATCAAACGCGCCAAACGGCGTGGATTATTGCGAAATGTTGCCATAGCACTGGGCAATGTGGGAAGCAAATCTGAAGTTCCCGCCCTGGCAAATGCCCTGAAAGATGATGAGCCACTCGTGCGACAACACGCGGCCTGGGCACTGGGCAAAATTGGGGGTGCGCGGGCGAGACGGGCACTTGATAAAGCACTATTGTGTGAACGCGATGCAGAAGTAATTGAAGAGATGCGTTTGGCAAGAAACAAAATAAAAAGGAAACGAACGTGA
- a CDS encoding type II toxin-antitoxin system prevent-host-death family antitoxin: MQEAKSQLARLGELAWQGEEVVITKAGKPYLNLVQYRGSKKVRKPDLLKGQIWIAHDFDETSEEVIDSFYNSTLFPEE; encoded by the coding sequence ATACAGGAAGCAAAATCCCAACTTGCGCGGCTGGGAGAACTGGCTTGGCAGGGCGAGGAGGTCGTAATAACCAAGGCTGGCAAACCATATTTGAATTTGGTGCAGTATCGCGGTTCTAAGAAAGTGCGAAAACCCGACTTGCTGAAAGGACAAATTTGGATTGCCCATGACTTCGACGAAACATCCGAGGAAGTGATTGATTCGTTCTACAATAGCACTTTATTTCCCGAGGAGTAA
- the miaB gene encoding tRNA (N6-isopentenyl adenosine(37)-C2)-methylthiotransferase MiaB — protein sequence MSALLNIELDGRAVQTEPDIPVAPMSGQKVFIETYGCQMNVSDTELMQGILKQSGYTSAHRPEDADVIVLNTCAIREHAEERIRGRLGQLRKLKYRRPDLIMGVSGCMAKHVSESLMNDAPYVDLVVGPDSYRRLPELIAEARGDSALDVRLDRGEYYMDINPLREEGSNAWITIMRGCDKFCTFCIVPYVRGRERSVPAREIVRQARAAADAGFREVTLLGQTVNSYRDGTCDFVDLLSMIARIDGIDRIRFTSPHPSDFSEKFIEIMAREKKICRFIHLPVQSGSNRVLKAMKRSYTVEDYLALVDDLRSAMPDLCLSTDIIAGFSGETQTDFEATLELMAQVRYDSAFMFKYSARKGTVAFREMPDTVPEEEKVKRLETIIAQQNRISEEINATYIGRTLEVLVQGNARKGEGFAVGKSDGFKTVVFPREGVADNALTNVEITQTTLRTLTGRRVQ from the coding sequence GTGAGCGCATTGCTCAATATCGAATTAGACGGTCGCGCCGTACAAACCGAGCCCGATATACCTGTCGCGCCCATGTCTGGGCAAAAGGTTTTTATCGAGACGTACGGTTGCCAGATGAATGTATCGGATACAGAACTGATGCAGGGCATTTTGAAGCAATCGGGCTATACCTCTGCTCATCGCCCAGAAGATGCCGATGTCATTGTGCTGAACACCTGCGCGATACGCGAACACGCCGAAGAGCGAATAAGGGGCAGATTGGGGCAATTGCGCAAGCTGAAGTATCGGCGTCCAGACCTGATTATGGGGGTATCGGGGTGCATGGCCAAGCACGTTTCAGAATCCCTGATGAACGACGCCCCCTACGTCGATCTCGTCGTGGGGCCAGATTCATATCGGCGACTACCCGAACTCATCGCCGAAGCGCGTGGCGATTCCGCTCTGGATGTGCGTTTGGATCGCGGCGAATATTATATGGACATCAATCCCTTGCGCGAAGAGGGCAGCAATGCCTGGATTACCATTATGCGCGGATGCGATAAGTTTTGCACATTCTGCATCGTGCCCTACGTGCGCGGCAGAGAGCGCAGTGTGCCAGCGCGCGAAATTGTCAGACAGGCTCGTGCCGCCGCCGATGCGGGTTTTCGAGAAGTCACCTTATTGGGCCAAACCGTCAATTCTTATCGCGATGGCACCTGTGATTTTGTCGATCTGCTTTCGATGATTGCGCGCATAGACGGCATTGACCGCATTCGCTTTACCTCGCCCCATCCGAGTGATTTCTCTGAAAAATTCATTGAAATAATGGCGCGTGAAAAGAAAATTTGTCGCTTTATTCATTTGCCTGTGCAATCGGGGTCAAACCGCGTTCTAAAAGCGATGAAACGCAGCTATACGGTCGAAGATTACCTCGCCCTGGTAGATGATTTGCGCAGCGCGATGCCAGATCTGTGTTTGAGTACAGATATTATCGCCGGTTTTTCCGGTGAAACCCAAACCGACTTTGAAGCTACGCTGGAATTAATGGCGCAGGTGCGTTATGATTCCGCGTTTATGTTTAAGTATTCTGCTCGAAAAGGCACAGTCGCTTTCCGCGAGATGCCCGATACGGTACCAGAAGAGGAAAAGGTAAAAAGACTCGAAACCATTATAGCACAACAAAATCGCATTTCTGAAGAAATCAATGCGACTTATATTGGTCGTACGCTCGAGGTTTTAGTACAGGGAAATGCCCGCAAAGGCGAGGGGTTCGCCGTGGGAAAATCCGATGGTTTTAAGACAGTCGTATTTCCCCGTGAGGGCGTCGCAGACAACGCGCTGACCAATGTCGAGATTACCCAGACGACCTTGCGCACACTGACCGGGCGGAGGGTGCAATGA
- the rny gene encoding ribonuclease Y: MDMLLQGASMAANSIIYLAVAIALITFGIGWFVGTRIRDRKMRDIEQQAEKHATQLAKKEDRDRKAAFLEIKNSWYEEKAEIEKSFDQKQRSLDRRNDEFHEQETRLAKQAEVASQREKTLTRREQEGNQKAVRLEKRELELTDILDQQRAQLERISGMNADRAREMLLENIRNSLRQTAANIGREIIDHARERADREAKKILAQAIERCSTDQTVQSSISVVTLPDDHIKGRIVGKEGRNIIAFEAATGVKVIVNDTPEAVVLSSFDPVKRDVARLSMEQLVRDGRINPSRVEAVVANCEKKIYSLIAEEGRRAVRELGIESVHPELVKLIGKLKYRTSYGQSVLGHSKEVAFLAGAMAAELGMDEKLARRCGMLHDIGKAVDQELEGKHTDIGAHLAGKYGEGQEVINGIFYHHGEAEASTPLSFLVKAADAISSSRPGARRDDAEGYIKRVRDLEEVAQSFDGVRDAYAINAGREVRVLVNAGRVNDEQAKDLSFAIAERIREEMTYPGEIQITVIRQIIATDWAGRSGKRISRSRGRRYGRRGRNSNYRSGTSARAGA; the protein is encoded by the coding sequence ATGGACATGCTACTTCAGGGAGCTTCAATGGCAGCTAACAGTATCATCTATCTGGCAGTCGCCATTGCCCTTATTACGTTTGGAATCGGGTGGTTTGTTGGCACCCGCATTAGAGATCGAAAGATGCGAGATATTGAACAGCAGGCAGAGAAACACGCAACCCAACTCGCAAAAAAGGAAGACCGAGATCGCAAGGCTGCTTTTTTAGAAATTAAAAATAGCTGGTATGAAGAAAAGGCCGAAATTGAAAAGTCTTTTGATCAAAAACAGCGTTCTTTAGACCGTCGAAATGACGAATTTCACGAACAAGAGACTCGCCTGGCAAAACAGGCCGAAGTTGCAAGTCAGCGAGAAAAGACCTTAACCCGGCGGGAACAAGAAGGAAATCAAAAAGCCGTACGTTTGGAGAAACGAGAACTGGAACTGACCGATATTCTCGATCAGCAACGGGCGCAATTGGAGCGTATTTCGGGCATGAATGCCGACCGCGCCCGCGAGATGCTACTCGAAAACATCCGAAATTCACTGCGTCAGACAGCCGCAAATATCGGCCGAGAAATTATCGATCACGCCAGGGAACGAGCCGACCGCGAAGCCAAGAAAATTCTGGCACAGGCAATAGAACGCTGTTCCACAGATCAAACCGTACAGTCATCCATATCGGTTGTCACATTGCCCGATGATCATATCAAGGGACGCATCGTCGGCAAAGAGGGGCGCAATATCATTGCTTTTGAAGCTGCCACAGGTGTAAAAGTTATTGTAAACGATACACCCGAGGCGGTTGTCTTATCCAGCTTTGATCCGGTTAAGCGCGATGTGGCGCGTTTGTCTATGGAGCAATTGGTGCGCGATGGTCGGATCAATCCAAGCCGCGTTGAAGCGGTTGTTGCCAATTGCGAAAAAAAGATCTATTCGCTCATTGCTGAAGAAGGCCGTCGGGCAGTGCGCGAATTGGGCATTGAGTCCGTGCATCCAGAACTGGTCAAACTAATCGGAAAGCTCAAATATCGCACGAGTTATGGGCAAAGCGTTTTGGGGCATTCCAAAGAAGTGGCTTTTCTGGCCGGTGCAATGGCAGCAGAATTGGGCATGGATGAAAAACTCGCGCGGCGATGTGGGATGTTGCACGATATTGGCAAAGCCGTGGACCAGGAACTCGAGGGCAAACACACCGACATTGGCGCGCACCTGGCCGGCAAATACGGCGAGGGCCAGGAGGTTATCAACGGTATTTTTTATCACCACGGCGAGGCAGAGGCTTCTACCCCGCTTTCGTTTTTGGTCAAAGCAGCCGATGCAATTTCTTCATCGCGGCCCGGTGCTCGTCGCGACGATGCCGAAGGGTATATCAAACGGGTGCGCGATTTAGAGGAGGTGGCGCAATCTTTCGATGGCGTGCGCGATGCATATGCCATCAATGCTGGTCGCGAAGTGCGCGTGCTGGTCAATGCCGGGCGTGTGAACGACGAACAGGCCAAAGATCTATCCTTTGCAATTGCTGAGCGCATTCGCGAGGAAATGACCTATCCAGGCGAGATTCAGATCACGGTGATTAGACAAATAATCGCCACAGATTGGGCTGGTCGCTCTGGCAAACGCATCTCGCGCAGCCGGGGACGACGCTACGGACGACGCGGTCGCAATAGCAATTATCGCTCGGGAACTTCTGCACGGGCCGGTGCGTAA
- a CDS encoding iron-sulfur cluster assembly scaffold protein yields MSDGYSTILRDHFEHPKNVGALDTPDATGFAENPASGTTLSLHLAIKDGVIDRALFRAQGCAATIASGSVLTEWVVGKTPIQACKIARGDIETALGGLPPTRKHAADLAVDAVHNALGKLARQT; encoded by the coding sequence ATGTCTGACGGTTACTCCACGATCTTACGGGATCATTTTGAACATCCCAAAAATGTCGGCGCATTGGACACCCCCGATGCGACTGGATTTGCAGAAAATCCCGCTTCGGGGACGACCCTATCCCTGCATCTTGCCATCAAAGACGGCGTTATTGATCGCGCGCTCTTCCGCGCACAGGGATGTGCTGCGACCATTGCTTCGGGATCTGTGCTCACGGAATGGGTGGTTGGCAAAACGCCCATTCAAGCGTGCAAAATCGCTCGCGGTGATATCGAGACCGCGCTTGGCGGCTTGCCCCCCACGCGAAAACACGCCGCTGATCTGGCGGTAGATGCGGTTCACAACGCACTTGGCAAACTGGCTCGTCAGACCTGA